Part of the Arachis hypogaea cultivar Tifrunner chromosome 6, arahy.Tifrunner.gnm2.J5K5, whole genome shotgun sequence genome, TTAACTAAAAATATTGGTCTATAATTAAGATAATTGGCTCTTAAGTTTTTAACTTAACCAAAATACCAAGTGAAATTCTTTCAAGGTTTATGTTGGATgtttagttttttattaattaagcTTTGAATGGCGTAATTCGTTAGTTTTAAAAGTCCAAAGTCCAAAGTCCATTGTGGAGGGTTGTTTCTTCTTCCTCCAACTTGCGTTGATCGCTCTCGTGTACGCTTCTTCCTTAAACTTCATTTTCAACCTTCTAAACCTTCTCATTCAAAAACCAAACCCAACTTCCTCTTCTCTTTGCACTctctgcatatatatatataaattaaaagttataaaCAAACTAACCTTCCCTCATTCCCATCGACTCTGCAACTAGCTGCTAAATTTAAACCTCTACTTTCCGTGTTCTCTTTCAGCAAGTCGCGATGGGTGACTCGTCGGTGCCAAGTGACAAGTTGGGTGAGTCTCCGGCGGTTGAGTTAACGGGCAAGATCATGGTGGTGGCCGTAATAGTGTTGTTCATGGTGGTTGTGTTCGTGCTGTTCCTCCATCTCTACGCCAAATGGTTCTGGTGGAGCATTGGAGAGAGCAACATTCCCCAACCCAGAAGGCGGCGGCGGCGCTTTGTGTTTGCTCCTGGTCAAGACCCGGCCAGCTCCGGCGGTGTCCGAAGAGGCCTTGAGCCTTCTGTGCTGAGATCCCTGCCGGTGTTGGTTTTCCAGCCGCAAGATTTCAAGGAAGGTATGGAATGTGCGGTTTGCCTTTCGGAGGTTGAAGAGGGAGAAAAGGCGAGGCTGTTACCAAAGTGCAATCATGGCTTCCACGTGGATTGCATTGATATGTGGTTCCAATCCCATTCCACTTGCCCCCTCTGCAGAAACCCTGTGACCTCTGCCACCGAATCTTCTTCTGATGCAGCTTTCCCCACAAATGTCTTCGTTTGGGGGAACCAGACCCAAGTGAGTTCTTCTTTGGAGGAAACTACTACTTCTTCCTCCTCGTCATCTTCAGCTAGCAGCAGTGACAGAGTTCATCATCATGGCGGTGGATCGTTGGTGATTGATATACCAAGCGAGATCACTTCATCTTCTGCAAGCAGGTTTGCAGaagaagatgagatgaaatctCCCATTACAGGGAGACTGAAATCATTGAAGAGGCTGTTAAGCAGGGACAGGAGGATGAATCCTTCTAGTCCACGTTCTATAGACCTTGAACATGCAACGGGATCAGGGCAGAGCTCTAGTTAGCTAGGAATTTTCAGGGATGTTCGTTcgttctttctttcatttttatgtacatggtggaaaaatttgtttttatattGTAAAAACTATAGGTAACATTAGAGTAGATTAGTAGGCTCATAAATGACCTACTTTCATGAACTCAATTGTATTTCTTTTCTATCTTCAATTTCTTTA contains:
- the LOC112695212 gene encoding RING-H2 finger protein ATL3, whose product is MGDSSVPSDKLGESPAVELTGKIMVVAVIVLFMVVVFVLFLHLYAKWFWWSIGESNIPQPRRRRRRFVFAPGQDPASSGGVRRGLEPSVLRSLPVLVFQPQDFKEGMECAVCLSEVEEGEKARLLPKCNHGFHVDCIDMWFQSHSTCPLCRNPVTSATESSSDAAFPTNVFVWGNQTQVSSSLEETTTSSSSSSSASSSDRVHHHGGGSLVIDIPSEITSSSASRFAEEDEMKSPITGRLKSLKRLLSRDRRMNPSSPRSIDLEHATGSGQSSS